From Rhodamnia argentea isolate NSW1041297 chromosome 10, ASM2092103v1, whole genome shotgun sequence, a single genomic window includes:
- the LOC115747575 gene encoding transcriptional regulator STERILE APETALA, protein MSSTSSSSDDGGGGGAARRGGDYEGPSTSRRRRGANEVWPEPFLEALAAQVAIEEARSGGRLAVAPSLVNLFQVCTTWRNVSNSDLLWARLTQCVWGQTHLTHPTWRDEYIYRHRTAVNFRSRRFMHATLHFDPSEVNEHPHGLICRCLTLSDLHLACGFADGTVRLFDLATRLHIATYQPLHQGGLGLHPRAVSGIVMSDSRLVFATLDGDIHVVMIDGGAPLRRAHVGDVVNDGALVDFAGCGRWWAGLYAGVPGRAFHIWDSNSEELVFVGGTLTDPESLMGWRMLTDLTQFVGRLRVTRQESAVAATSTRVILIDLRDQGMVLRDQSYRRRGLIVTSVDVDEDAYVIVDARGRAIVRRVATSEEICRFNVRGASQGRVMGCMNQGYALMCVAGVIRVWETGRGGYLYDLVEGIGEVNAIVANERHVAAYSNDATIHLWDFGAVQL, encoded by the exons ATGTCTTCAACCTCGTCTTCGTCGGAtgacggtggcggcggcggggcGGCGAGGAGGGGCGGCGACTACGAAGGCCCTTCGACCTCGAGACGACGTCGCGGCGCCAACGAAGTCTGGCCCGAGCCTTTCCTCGAGGCCCTCGCGGCACAGGTCGCCATCGAAGAGGCTCGCTCCGGCGGACGTCTAGCCGTCGCTCCTTCGCTCGTCAACCTATTTCAG GTGTGCACCACGTGGCGAAATGTATCGAACTCGGATCTCCTGTGGGCCCGTCTCACCCAATGCGTGTGGGGCCAGACCCACCTCACCCATCCCACGTGGCGTGACGAGTACATCTACCGCCATAGGACCGCTGTGAATTTCCGCTCTCGGCGATTCATGCATGCCACCCTCCACTTCGACCCTTCGGAGGTGAACGAGCATCCACATGGGCTTATTTGCCGCTGCCTCACCCTGTCCGACCTCCACCTTGCTTGCGGCTTTGCCGATGGGACCGTCCGCCTGTTCGACCTTGCCACGCGCCTCCACATCGCCACCTACCAACCCCTCCACCAGGGCGGACTAGGTCTACACCCGCGTGCAGTCTCCGGCATCGTCATGAGTGATTCGCGGCTTGTATTTGCCACGCTGGATGGAGATATCCACGTGGTCATGATTGACGGAGGGGCCCCATTGCGTAGGGCCCACGTCGGTGATGTGGTCAATGACGGGGCATTGGTGGACTTTGCGGGATGCGGCAGGTGGTGGGCGGGCCTCTACGCGGGAGTACCGGGCAGGGCCTTCCACATATGGGACAGTAATTCTGAGGAGCTGGTGTTCGTGGGGGGGACATTGACCGACCCAGAATCGCTCATGGGCTGGCGAATGCTGACTGATTTGACTCAGTTCGTGGGTCGTCTCCGCGTCACGCGGCAAGAATCGGCCGTGGCGGCCACGAGCACGAGGGTAATTCTCATCGATCTGAGAGACCAGGGGATGGTATTGCGCGATCAGAGTTACAGGAGAAGAGGGCTCATCGTAACCTCGGTCGATGTTGATGAAGATGCCTACGTCATCGTCGATGCGCGTGGGCGTGCTATTGTGCGCCGTGTGGCCACGTCGGAGGAGATATGTAGGTTCAATGTGAGGGGCGCATCGCAAGGTAGAGTCATGGGGTGCATGAACCAGGGGTATGCGCTAATGTGCGTGGCGGGTGTAATCAGGGTCTGGGAGACGGGACGTGGAGGCTACTTGTACGACCTCGTGGAGGGGATAGGCGAGGTCAACGCGATAGTGGCCAACGAGCGCCACGTTGCGGCGTACTCCAACGACGCGACCATACACCTATGGGACTTCGGCGCAGTGCAGTTGTGA